DNA from Parageobacillus thermoglucosidasius:
CGAACTCCTTGAAACATTGCACGCCCGCGGCGTCGAGCTGCGCGGCGATTCGCGGCTTGCCTCTACCTATTCTTTTATCGGGCAAGCCTCCGAAGCGGACTGGAGCACCGAATATTTGGCGCCGATTTTAGCCGTTAAACTCGTGCAAGATGTCAACGAAGCAGTTGACCATATTAACCGCTATGGCACGAAACATTCCGAAGCAATTATTTCCGAGCAAAACGACAATGTCCGCTTCTTTTTCCAAGCGATTGACGCCGCCGTCCTTTACCATAACGCCTCGACCCGCTTCACCGATGGCGAGCAGTTTGGCTATGGAGCAGAAATCGGCATTAGCACACAAAAGCTCCACGCCCGCGGTCCGATGGGACTGCGTGCAATCACAACGACGAAATCGCTCGTCTACGGCACGGGACAAATTCGTTCTTAAAAAAAAACAGCCGAATCCGCCAAGACGGATTCGGCTTTTGCTGTCTGCGTTAGCGGCAAGCGCCATATGCCCGGTACGAAGGCAAACCAATCTAACATGGGTGCACAGTACAGCGTTGGCCATCTATGTTAAGAATGGGACGGTTTCGAGGCAAACACCCAAAAGCGGCTGCCGGCAAAATTGACGGCAATCCCTCCTAACGTCGCTGCCAGTTTTCCGGCAAACAACGGCCACTGCCCAACATCCCGGCAGAGAAAAAGCAAAAGGAGCGTCACAGCCAGCGACAGCACATTGACAATGAGAAAGCGCAAAAACTCTCCGACATTCGCCTTTTGTTTTACCTGAAACGTCCACATCCGGTTCCATACATAGCTGTTGACCACGCCGGCTGTATAAGAGCATACTTGCGCCAGCAGTGCGGAAACGCCAAACGAGGCAAGAAGAAAAAAGACAACAAAGTCCACAAACGTATTTCCAGCTCCAACAAGGCAAAAGCGCCACAACATTCGTATGTTTTTCCGTTCATTCCACATAAAACGGTACTTTTTCATATTTGGTTCCGACTCCCCATGTCTCTTTGACGATATATAGCGGACGCTGCTTTACCTCATCATAAATGCGGCCAATATATTCCCCGATCACGCCAATCATTATAAACATAACGCCGTTGCATAACAGCATCACCATTAAAAGCGACGCCCATCCCGCCACCGTCGAATGCGTAAACAGCTTTAAATATAAAGTGATGATCATGCCAAGCACGCTGGAGGCGGACAGGAAAAAGCCTAACAAACTAGCGAGCTTCAATGGTTTGTACGAAAACGAAGTGATTCCGTCAAGCGAAAAGCGGATCATTTTTTTGAGCGGATACTTTGTTTTCCCGGCAAACCGCTCCTCCCGTTCATATTCCACAGCCGTCTGCTTGAATCCGACCCAGCTTATGAGCCCGCGGACAAAGCGGCTCCGTTCTCTCATAAAGACTAACTGATCGCGCACTTTCCGGTCAATAAGGCGAAAATCGCCGGTATCGACAGGAATGTCGATTTCAGTCGCCGCCCGCAGCACCCGGTAAAACAGATAAGCGGTAACCTTTTTAAATATCGTTTCCCCTTTTCGTTTCACTCGTTTGGCGTACACGACGTCATAGCCTTCTTTCCATTTTTCGATCATTTCTAAAATTAACTCCGG
Protein-coding regions in this window:
- a CDS encoding GtrA family protein; translated protein: MKKYRFMWNERKNIRMLWRFCLVGAGNTFVDFVVFFLLASFGVSALLAQVCSYTAGVVNSYVWNRMWTFQVKQKANVGEFLRFLIVNVLSLAVTLLLLFLCRDVGQWPLFAGKLAATLGGIAVNFAGSRFWVFASKPSHS
- a CDS encoding glycosyltransferase family 2 protein, producing MVKYSVVIPVYNEALVIRETYRRLKRVMEQTDGPYELLFVNDGSEDETIDILKELAVKDETVKYVDFSRNFGHQIAITAGMDYAAGKAIVIIDADLQDPPELILEMIEKWKEGYDVVYAKRVKRKGETIFKKVTAYLFYRVLRAATEIDIPVDTGDFRLIDRKVRDQLVFMRERSRFVRGLISWVGFKQTAVEYEREERFAGKTKYPLKKMIRFSLDGITSFSYKPLKLASLLGFFLSASSVLGMIITLYLKLFTHSTVAGWASLLMVMLLCNGVMFIMIGVIGEYIGRIYDEVKQRPLYIVKETWGVGTKYEKVPFYVE